Part of the Vanessa cardui chromosome 23, ilVanCard2.1, whole genome shotgun sequence genome, gaagttAATAGTATATTGATAGCTTATACATAATAGAAATTTTcctttataattcaaataaatatataaatgtatttatacctTGACTCATTCAAAAGATCTATGAAACTATAGGCTCAATTGATTTGACACTAAGCGTAGTTATACCTATCCCAAGATAGATGTTCATAAAGAAATGACTACTGGAAAATTCAACATCAAAGAGGGAAGAGACAgaggttatttttaaatgtagccACACAAAGTCAAAACGGATAAATAGTTAGgttatattataacaacaaaaaatttaaataacacttaatgagatttaattataatgtaggtAACTACATTATTAGTTTACTGAATAAACCTTAATTGTTGTTGCGGTTTTCTTATTCAACATAACAACTTGAATACAATAAGATTGAAAAAGCAGAACTTTATACCTTACTAGTGTTTGTAGTGTGTTTGTTTAAGCAACATTTATCtcttttgttttgattgatATTCTAAAGATATAGACTTATAAAAAGATTGATAAACTAAAATTTCTAAGCAAATAACCAagttctttataatattgtaaaaaaaaagtaaaataacagcctgtaaatttcccactgctgggctagggcctcctcttccattaaggagagggtttggaacacattctaccacaatgttccaatgcagattggtggaattcacatgtggcagaatttcgatgaaattacatgcaggtttctcagtgattgaacccggaatcattggttaagatgcacgcattttaaccactgggccatctcagctctttattatattgtaattatcaatattatatatcctTGACTAATTTGAATCATTCTTTGGTTAATATTGATTAAGTGGACCATCTGGCTTACTTCTGTAGGTATTTAGGAtaaaaaatttttgtttgtaatgtaaGCTATTGTACAATACCTGCCATACAATTAccatatctttaattataaacttatgtAATTATGGTACAATATTACCATGACATTTTGAAATGAACTCAGTACTATTATATGAAACTTATAAGATtgttataagaatattataatatttaaacaaaattaaaacttttaatggaATTCACAGTTCATATAATTAccatattaattgtttaatgttaatgtgattattacaaatgaatttGACGataaagagttactactgattttcttgcaagttcttctcggtagaaactacATTCTGATCTGTGTTAGcttaacataaaaatgtatttttttaaaatacttaagtaATAATAGAAATACTAATAAGAGCCTACTTAaaccattgttttttttaatatttgtaactcATACTAATAATTTagatcataaataaacaaaaaaaattagtatggGTAGTGAAAATAAGAAATTTCTTTTACCAACTGGGCATACTTTATAGGAAACTTTTCAAATTTCAGTTCATTTATATTCTACAATACATTTTCACAATTGGTAACTTGTTATAAACATATGGAAGCCACTTGTGTCTCTTGTCATTGAGTCAGTCAACCAGAGCCAATTTAGTGTTAATTTATGCCAACTAATGCTAGTTATAAACAGTTATACCACAGTATAACTTACTTGATGAAACATTTTCTTTcggctaatttattttttactgcattatatttcgtaataagtatttttattatttgatattttaaatacgattaCGCATATAACTACTATTCAGTTCATACAAAATgagtttatttaagttaaacaaAAGAGTTTTGTAAAATGTAGAAAATTAAATCAGGTAGGTAAAACGAGATTGTTATCTTTTTCTAGACCATCAGGTCCGCCGATAAGGAGTGCCTTGGACAATTTATGCAGAGCATTACAAGACTAATCACTATTCCATCTCAATAACAACACGAACTAACGTCGGAATTATTCTGCGAGATATATCGGTCTCAGCCAcaaaaaatagcaataatttaCGTGATTACTCTGAAGGATGTtactactttaaaattttacataaaattaactaaaatattgtttcgaCTTACACTTTGTCCGCCAGCTCCCGGACTTTCCACATGCTTATAAATCGATCCATTTCACTGCACGGTTGTTCTGTGttgaatcaaaaacaaaatcacaGTAATTACAcggaaaataacataaaaattaactataaaagcGAGCTGATGATTTGGCTGACATTCTCGCAAAATGGCGAGGAGACACATAAAATGTTACCAGTTGTCTCATGTATAGCTTACCCCAATAtgtcatcaaaatattaaaaatgtaccatttggaataaaattaatagatcAGTATTGCATATTGTATTTCattcaattgtaaatattttatatataaatatgaaaattgaaatatttcgaCGTATATGGAATTAACCTTGTGGAATTTTTaaccacaaaattaaaaaccacatttatgtttatttttttggatattagaatttaaaatttttacgaaatctattaattcattaatagaTTTCGTAAAAACAttacgaaaaaaattaattactttaggcaacatttaatatatatttcttggtTTATTGAatctaattttgtttataatttatatgtattttacaagAACAATGTAATCGTCTAGTTctgattttatgtaaatattttaagaaacctgttaaaagtttatttatataaacaaggcataaaaaaaaaaattaacagacgAAAGGAAAAAGGAAGCAAGGAAAAAGTCTATTACTGCTTGTTTCaagtattttaatagttttacaaTGCATTCAACGGACGCGCTAAATTTGTTgtgtaaaaaatactattatatttaaaatgttaataccaTAATGTTATAGTAATTTTCTTTACGTTAGACATTATCACCGTGAAGAATACATACACTTATGCTAGATATAGCTTGCTGTTTATATACCAAAGTTTTATCCTTGGAGCACATCCCTCTTGCTATAACAGCCTTAGGACGGTCCTTCACTGACACCACTCGACTCAAGACACCCAGAGACTAGTTGATAGTAGATATTGAGTTGCAACATTCAGCGCGATAATGTTGAATCGAAATCGGCGAAATTTACACGTGAATGCTGTGTTCTTTGGTATAAATTCAATCAGGGTGGGGCGAAATTCTACTAACATATAACGGTTATGATACGTTTCCGTTCCGATCTAACTTCAacctaacaaaaataaactcaacTTAATCGAAACAAGGGCAATTCTACTTAATTATAGATATCAATCAATACAACTCCTGAACAGTAACAATAACATTGATTAAAGTGCGATAAAGTGacaatttgtttgtaaaattgcCCAGGTTGCTCAATGTAATGCCTGGTTACTCTCTCAGACATATGTAATTTTCGAATCAGATCAAAACAAGTGAAATTATCCAATAGGGGCTACCCTTAACACTACATTAATACAATTTCActactacaaaataattattttgtatatttaataaagcattATTCACAATTGTCCATATAATATCACTcttcttatataatacatagcttTTAATACAGCTACACTCAaccctttttttaaatcaaatacattacttttttttctaaacgaacattttaaaagatagctataattaatactattaaagTAGTTCTAAATAACAAATTGCTCAAATATATCTTCTATATTGATGAGGTTTAAAAGTAATGAGAATGGCTGCCAATAAATGGTTTTGATTGGTCGAGGCAAATGATGAATACATCCTTCATGAGTATAGTATTCAGTTCTATAAGAAAtcacacagataataaaattaatcacataacAGATCATTTGTTCTTCATGAAGGATgtattagtataattttaagTGATTTGCCTAATTAACCTCAGTAATATGTTTAAAGCTGGTGGCTAGCTTGAATTTTATGGTCTACataaatatagtatgtataGCACATATATTaagatagtaataatatatacattctcCTTATCCAATTAATCATACACCAATGCACATTGATTAATCGTCCGAGGGATCAAAATAGCACCAGTGCTTTTTACTTTATAGGTTTTATCAAACAATTTAAACAACATTTGGTAGGTTGAGTGGCTGTAAACACTGTCAAATGTTTTCTTCTAATGAGCCGAACTCATTAGAAGGTCATACATCATTTCTTTGCTAGCTGATCGTTCTGTGGTTGAGCATAGTATTGCCATAACTCAATTGCTTTATTCGCCACCACTTCTTCACATTGTTCAGGTATCTGGAAAAACATCATGGTAACATTTACTATTTCATATTTAGTTTCTTTTAATActgtatatttttgaaaataaatatataaattaaaaaaaaaagtacaattacGGTTTTGAATAAGGAATGTTTTTGCCatgcctaattgaataaagtaaataaaactaacacTAGGAGATGCATTGTGTTTTAGAAcagtttttattatgaaataatattaatcagcTGCGCTTTGCTGtaatatgcattttaatttaagattgtTATTCTAATGGGGTATAATTTTCAGACCAAGCATTTACAGACATTtgctttatgttttattatttaacattaatattagttaagttaACATACATACCTCTGATACACACTTAAGTACTTCATCACCATTTTTGGCTTTAAGTATATTTCTTCTTAAAGTTATAACTAGTGTAACAGCCACAAAGGACAGGATTTTTGGTGCCCCACTGCAGATTTTATCCCATatcctaaaaataatataatttcaattttatttgctAATTTATTTCAGAGAGTGGCCATATTAGCACACATGCAATGGCCAACCAATCGTCATCCATTTGATCCAAGATCAATTTAATCTGTAATCATACTAATTTGACTGGATTGCAGGTGTACACATTGTTAATGTTTGGTGGAGATCAGACCCAGAGTGAGGGAGACTAATGAATTTAGATGTAtgattatactttataatatctTCACTTATTTCTGATTTGCTTAGTAATTAATTCACAGAGAATACCTCTTTTGAGCTTGTTTCGTTAGAATAGCCAAGTTATCTTCATAAATAAAACCTGacgtaacataaataatttctaaCAACTTACTTTGTAAGAGATGTGTCGTCCAATACTCCAGCGAAACAGCAATTAAACCATTTTGTCAACGGTAAAACGTCTAGTGCTTTCTTCTCAACAAGATGgctaaaacaaatattgaaattaataatataataaattaatatttgtataaaaacaacaacaaatgtTTCTATGATTAGAGCtgtataaaaagtaaacaaacaCCTTTAGTTTAGGCACTTCTAAAAAAATCTACTCGGTATTGATCAGCCTATAAGACTAGTATAATTCATTGAGTTTTTAATGAAGTGTGTTTGCATAAGAAACATTATTACTTAGACTAATTACTTATATAGTTCTCCATCTTCCTTTTCGAGCATACTTTGAAAGGCTTCCTTTAATTTTGGTAATTCTTTTTGCATGTTACGAACTATCTCCGTCAGCATCTTACTTAGCCAATAGACGTCCACCTCATCATCGTAAAGCTGGAGTAATGTGTTAGCTATTGGTATGAAGGTATCAGCGGACTGTAATATAAATCGGACGAAATGCAGTAAAATATTACGATGCTGAAATCCTGAACAAGGTCTTGTAACTCTTATTACTATATCTCAACCTCAAATATGCGTTAAATCCATCACATCCAtgccaaaattattaattaaaattttataaaagttctatattttttttatatttaactttaatcagtaaacattgttaattaattttatctactTTCAAGCTCAccactaatttaattaaagcttGTAAACACACAAATTTATGTAGAGTTTGAAATACTAACATTACAATTGGTTTCTGGGAATTTAGGTGGTTTCCGTTCTTCATTTTCAAGTAGCCACATAGCAAGAAGGATCTCACTGCGAGGGGCCTTCATGTCAACTAGTTCTAACATTTCCACTGCATACAGCATGTGGTTATATTGGTCTGTGCGTTGCTCTGCTACAAATTGGTGCGAATCTGCATAAACTGGGAGAATATCTGTGAAAAGTAACAtgggtttatttataattttttttaactacttgatttttatttaccttataaaaccaataaaataaataacaatcaatttaaaaaaatatattatttgggaatatattatatgcaattaaattgttatttattaagatttattaagttttgttatttccaataaattgattgatttgCAATGAAAAAAGCAGTAATAACACTATCAACTAACTTTTAACAAGTTTACAATTTTCGTTTATAAAGAAGCGGCTTAATGTATCATAAAGAAAGTAAAGAATATTCAGACTACCttcattttattaactaattgtaattattatttactaaccgAGTAACACTTTCCATACCAAATTCCTATAAGCAGCGGGAACAGTAAAACGTAGACAGAATTGTTTCAGCTTAACCCTGTCCCAGGGCTTCTCTTTCATAAGTATTTCCAAAGATTTCTTCTCCTCTACACCGCGGCAGCCAACTTTTTCATAATAAGATGATCGAAAGTTTCTTTCGTCTGCCATTTTGTCGGCGTAAAGTGAGGTGATCAGTAGTAACGCTTAGTGAAAGACATTAATAGAAGAAACAGTTAATTTAATcactattaataactttatcctttgtattaataataaatactcgcCGACTCGCTGCTGACAAACATTTGGCTTGAGATTTTGACGTTTGCtaagcacagattaaaaatgggTACGGTGACGTCAATGTcacctttataaaaaatatttttaaatttttaggtaCACGATTACTTTTAGGTTCTCCTAAAAAGATGTATTTTTCGAGTTAACGTAAAACACTTATAATGTTCTcgcaaattaacaaaatatgaaatacaatttaattaatatacaagactgtattctattttcaaatattgacataataaatgaatatttttcgtATCCATAGCAATAGTAACAAGTTTTAGTAAGCTTGATTGTACATTACGGATTactttattagataaaaaaatggaaacatCTGATTTAAAGGTAGGGGATTCTGACTATATAGCAACAAAGACAGCTGAGCTAAAGGAATTCTTTAAAGATGCAAAATTCCCTAAATCTGTTATTGATAAAGCTATTGAAAATGAACTCAAACCATTAATTCAAGGCGTTAATGTAGATAGGCCTTATATAGCTGCTTCAGCATCAGGCACTGTAAAGTCAGAGTATGAGGTCATGACAGGACAACCATTCACTAACATCGAAGATCATAGTAAGCCATTAACCTCAGAACAAATTAAAGAATTGGTGAAAGATAGCCCGATTCTAGCAGAAAAAGCCCGTCaaattcaaattgtaattaatcatGACTCTCTTAATAATGACATTGCGGTTCCATTAGATCAGGTAAATATATCGAAGTACGATGATATTCAATCAGAACTCGACTCATCGGTTGGTGATGTTGCGAAACagaataatatcaaatacaGAAATATGCAGGTCTTGATGAATGCGGCAGCTGCATATAGATCTAAAAGTCAAATACTTAATACACAGACTATTAACGAAGAAGATACATCCAATGATTCTGAATCAAGTGATGAAAGAGAGTTTGAAGCTATAGATAAAGTTGTGACAGAATGCACCAATAAGTCTTACGAAACAAGATATCAAGAAACCAAGGAAATGTTGCAGCAATTAGCTGACAAACACGAAGACCccaacgaaataaataaaggtgAGCGATGTCCTCGTAAGCTGCAAATAgaggaaaataaaattttgaaggaATCGTCATATTGTTTAGTACGTGGTCCGAAAAGAGACTCTTCTTTTGAAGGAATCAAAGAAAGTTATGCTATTAATGCCGCTTTAAATATCCCTATGAAGGATAATCCGATCAAACTTGACCTTAGTGgcgaaatcaaaaataaaacagattcaGATCAACCGGTATGCATTGATAAAAGTGATGCAGAGAATTGCAATCTGAAAAATTTTGAAGTGAAACTCAAAGCAACTGAAAAAGTTCttaatgatataaattgtattttaagtaaAGATGAGCACAGTATTGATGGAAATAATAGCGACAAAACTAAACCCTTAAGCTGTAGTTTTAAACAAACAGATTCAATACTATCGATTCAAAATAATAGTTGTAATTCAACCCAGGCAAACATTCAAAGAGTAAAATTTGATGAAAACATGGAAAGATCTTTACATAACacattggaaaatatttttgaaatcggCAAGAATGAAAACGCTGAAAACAATGAGCTTGAATTTAGGGAGATGAAAAATCTTGCTCGTAATATTGTTGAAGGTGCCGAAAATCTTAATACACTTATTAAAGaagatataacaaataaattaaacagcaTGAATGAGTTACTAAACGGTGTTAATGAAGCTTTAGAAAATTCCAGAAAATCTAATCTCGCTTACCAGAAATTAAAGGAGAGTGAGGTTGATAGAAAAAATAGAGCAATTAGTGAAAATGATGCGCAAGAgatcgaaaaaaatattgacaatgaAACAAAACCTTCTTCtgatttagaaataaatgaCATTCATAGtgcaataaataagttaaacgatgaaataaaatgtcacgAAAGTAGAATTAATACAAGTAAGGCAAATTATGAAAGTAGAAATAAAGAATGTAAGGACTTTCTTAAAGACTTGGatgacgttttaaaaaaatcacatagtATTTTGCACCCAAAATCTACAAATTTTGATGGAGGTGATTCGGACAAAGTGGATGATAAATCTCTTGTGCAAATAGATGAAAATGACAAAGCAGATGAAAGCATTCATTGTGATATCGTAAAAAAAGACGTCGTAGGAAATAAAGATGTAGAAAGAAACAGAAAGATTGACAGActgttatatgatataaaagataaaatgaaaGACAATAAAGAAGTTTTACGTCTTGCTAATAATTTATTGAGACGGGAAGAGAACAAAAAAGTCAGTACGAGTCAAAGCATATCAGTTGTAGATACAGATGATAAAGCCAAAGGCGATTACGTACGAAAAGATGAATTATTAGAGAAAAGCGACAGCGACAAAAACGACAAAATATTGGAAGTGCCACCTCTAGATAAAGAGTCAATAGGTAcaccaaataaatttaaaaggacAGGCCACttctagtaaattatttttgttaatgaatTGTTCTTTCTAGATGAAAACGAAGAAGAAGATAAAAAGCAACAGGAAAAGAATGATAAGCAAAGACAATTCCAGTCAAAGATAGATAAAGAATTAGAAGAACAACACAAAGGACCTCGAATGACGAAAGaacttattaaaaatctttGCAAACAGCACAAACTCTACAGCACTCCTTATCTTAAcgatatactttatttacactTTAAGGTATGTGAGGCTTTGGCGTATTACAGCGGTTTTGTATTTTGTAGGGTTTATCCATTTAATATTTGCCAAGccactaaatatatatgattgcattataaatatatatgaccaCTAGACATTATTAAGTAAACACGATATTAACAATTACTCACCTGTTTAGCCGTCGGCCCATACTATTTATATGGATGTTGTTTTCTTAAGATGTTTCAGGAAAGAGTTAACATTGAATGCTAAACATTTTAGGGATTTCCAAGAATTGAGAATTTAGAAGAATACACTGGCTTGAAATGCATATTTTTAGAGAATAATGGTATTCAAAAAATTGAAGGCTTGGATACGCTCTCTGAACTGAAATGTCTCTATCTGCACTATAATATAGTGAGGAAGATTGAAAATTTAAGCGGTTGTCCCAAGCTGAACACGCTGAATTTAGACCATAATTTCGTAACGAAAATAGAAAATTTGGACGTTGTTCCCGATTTACAAACGCTGAGTATCAGTCATAACATGTTGAGCAGTATCGGTgagaaatgtatattaatattataattgtgaaagtatcaaaaatatgtctgtcgGTCCCtctatcacgaccaaaccgctgaaccgaatgtaatgaaatttgctgtgaagcaaacttgaacttaaaaaaggacataggcttttttttaCCTGACACGTAAAAACCAACAACCTAAACCACGAGCGAAGGCGGAGCCGACTACTAGTGTTACATTACTGATGATCATGCCAAATACTATTTGATATGTTTggtctttttatttttcagatgaTTTGAATGATTTGCGATTTTGCAAGAACCTATCAGTTTTAGATTTATCCTACAATCGTTTAGAGGATCCGATAATCGTCGATGTACTAGCAGATATGGCGGTTTTGAAaggtaattattaaacaaaactttttcGAAAAGCAAACtgctgaatatattaattacatgtttaatatttaaaaaatatatttaaaaacaagaatTGGAAACTGTCGTTAACTATGTAGCTAGcacagctgggttaaggcctcctctccctttgaggagaaggtttggcacatattccaccacgctgttccaatgcgtgttggtggaatatacatgtagcagaattacaatgaaattagtcaaatttaggtttcctcacgacgtttccctttaccgctaagcacgaggtgaattataaatacaagttaagcacacgaatattcagtggtgcttgcctgcaatcatcggttaaaatgcacgttctaatcactgggccattttCTCTCTTACTGAGCCATCTCCACTCTAGTAAAATAACGcttgtttttattgaaaatgttttagttTTGGTGCTGACTGGCAATCCGGTGGTGCGCAATATCCCTGCATATCGCAAGACCCTAACACTTCGTCTGCTGGAGCTGCTCAATCTGGACAATCGTACTGTATTTCCACGTGACCGGGCCTGCGCCGAGGCGTGGCGCCGTGGTGGCGTACAAGAGGAGGTGGAGGAAAGGCGCCGGTACTTGTCTTTCATCTATTTTGTCAACGAGTAGGATGAATGGGAAGGTATACCACCTTCTTGATTTGATTTTCTCTTCGTCTccagttatttttataacagttgtaataatattttatagttctcTGGTCACCCATTTGAAACTATTTCTATAAAACGAATATAAACAGGTGGATTGCCAAAGATCAAGAGAAGGTTATGCAGAGCGTCCGTTATTTGATCAAGATGCGTGACGAAAACAAGGCTAAGCGAGAAGCACGAGAACTCCTCGATCAGGAGAAAACGGGTCCTCTTGCTGTGGAGAATAAGGTTTGAAATCAACAAAGTTGCCtaccgctgtctgtcactaCGTATGCTAAGACatttagaattacgcaacgggttttgatgcggtttttgttaatagatacgttgattcaagaggaaggttaattttaaaggtttaaaACATgcacaaaatattaatgaaacactgataactttaaaGTGCTATTCTTGTATTGcacattgcacccgtgcgaagctggggcggggcgctagtttcaaatattttaaaataattctatttagtgatgttctttaataatatacacacCATAACTACAGTTATTActtttactgttattattacttttatcatAAATGCTTAACGTTCTACTAAAAACAACTTTATGAAAAAGCGAATAGCGTATGCGATAAGCCTGCGTGGAATCTGTTAATATGAGCAAACTTCGTATAGTACCGAAAGGAGATACCTCAGAatatacctatatcataaagTGAACTTACCTTCTGAGGTTTTGGGTTTAGCAATGCCAGTGTAGGTgcttgtcatatttttttagtcttACGTCCTGTAGGTCgtaagactaaaaaatataacatagtcTAATCTACCTAGTCTAAATCTACCTCCACTATAGTGAAGGTAGATTTAACACGATCACTAGAAAGGTTTTTCATTGAGTACACAAAACGAGATAATAAGGGTTGGCTTAGTAATAGTTGCAAAAATCGTAAGTAGATGGTTCCCTTTTTTTCCTGTATCATACTTACTATACTAGTTGGTGGTCAAGTGTTTTAATTGGTTTTCAataagcaaatataatattttactcttCAGGATAATGAAATTGATCCAAAAGAAACAATTGATGAAGTTAAAGACGACGAATTAAATACAGAAGAAAAGGACGTTAAAACAAAGTCTGACGTCATCGAAGATGTACTCACAGATTCTGAAACTGATGATGATACTACAAGTGGAAGTGACTCCAGCGATAGTGACAAAGATTCAAAAGGTAAAACTGCAATACAAATATTGAAGTCTGTTACTAGGATGTAtcttattagataaatatattgatataaaataatatcattatttgcTTTAACATAGAGACGGGCAGAATAACATAAAATAGGATATCGTAACGCGGTTAAGAAAAGTAAATTGTGTATGACAACCTAATTGTCTTTATTTAGTTCGCAGTATCTGTTATGTATGACAGTACGCCGGAAATCCATGTATgagtattctattttattactcTTCGAATtgttaaaatagatattaatggaaaatcaaattttcataaaaaacagCATCC contains:
- the LOC124539822 gene encoding TBC1 domain family member 7 produces the protein MADERNFRSSYYEKVGCRGVEEKKSLEILMKEKPWDRVKLKQFCLRFTVPAAYRNLVWKVLLDILPVYADSHQFVAEQRTDQYNHMLYAVEMLELVDMKAPRSEILLAMWLLENEERKPPKFPETNCNSADTFIPIANTLLQLYDDEVDVYWLSKMLTEIVRNMQKELPKLKEAFQSMLEKEDGELYNHLVEKKALDVLPLTKWFNCCFAGVLDDTSLTKIWDKICSGAPKILSFVAVTLVITLRRNILKAKNGDEVLKCVSEIPEQCEEVVANKAIELWQYYAQPQNDQLAKK
- the LOC124539647 gene encoding dynein axonemal assembly factor 1 homolog; its protein translation is METSDLKVGDSDYIATKTAELKEFFKDAKFPKSVIDKAIENELKPLIQGVNVDRPYIAASASGTVKSEYEVMTGQPFTNIEDHSKPLTSEQIKELVKDSPILAEKARQIQIVINHDSLNNDIAVPLDQVNISKYDDIQSELDSSVGDVAKQNNIKYRNMQVLMNAAAAYRSKSQILNTQTINEEDTSNDSESSDEREFEAIDKVVTECTNKSYETRYQETKEMLQQLADKHEDPNEINKGERCPRKLQIEENKILKESSYCLVRGPKRDSSFEGIKESYAINAALNIPMKDNPIKLDLSGEIKNKTDSDQPVCIDKSDAENCNLKNFEVKLKATEKVLNDINCILSKDEHSIDGNNSDKTKPLSCSFKQTDSILSIQNNSCNSTQANIQRVKFDENMERSLHNTLENIFEIGKNENAENNELEFREMKNLARNIVEGAENLNTLIKEDITNKLNSMNELLNGVNEALENSRKSNLAYQKLKESEVDRKNRAISENDAQEIEKNIDNETKPSSDLEINDIHSAINKLNDEIKCHESRINTSKANYESRNKECKDFLKDLDDVLKKSHSILHPKSTNFDGGDSDKVDDKSLVQIDENDKADESIHCDIVKKDVVGNKDVERNRKIDRLLYDIKDKMKDNKEVLRLANNLLRREENKKVSTSQSISVVDTDDKAKGDYVRKDELLEKSDSDKNDKILEVPPLDKESIDENEEEDKKQQEKNDKQRQFQSKIDKELEEQHKGPRMTKELIKNLCKQHKLYSTPYLNDILYLHFKGFPRIENLEEYTGLKCIFLENNGIQKIEGLDTLSELKCLYLHYNIVRKIENLSGCPKLNTLNLDHNFVTKIENLDVVPDLQTLSISHNMLSSIDDLNDLRFCKNLSVLDLSYNRLEDPIIVDVLADMAVLKVLVLTGNPVVRNIPAYRKTLTLRLLELLNLDNRTVFPRDRACAEAWRRGGVQEEVEERRRWIAKDQEKVMQSVRYLIKMRDENKAKREARELLDQEKTGPLAVENKDNEIDPKETIDEVKDDELNTEEKDVKTKSDVIEDVLTDSETDDDTTSGSDSSDSDKDSKDQGTSKIEWSQIDQGKRLIQELKEEQGCEDQWTGFNMGSGDRNTSTDLNAISNLLFNQSPHVERKGTSEIIKESIEQVQQKSKSEENLSKGSIDKNERKPLIEIIEEYNKRSQENERNKGLNKITIKEVKTSSTRNEDCKRKLSNTKVIITEVNNDNMAEVKTDDSNDGNGKEANQESEKEVSLPHESQDQITDKTTTSELDKGTSDSDGVAFLKYMHRMNSKASDDNLDLEPSAEDLEIFEELEKEQVEREARIARGEPAVDPMKLYDEKIMQEFHKGQEPTPAHALEDRNFVTKYDHCNAFDRVAFSQLTCGNPPDNSKVKITHIPGAVLYQNIERQLPVPELEYEIGDEVIDSGPSSADTESVYISNESDTNSSESDILESPRPKNKQNVPKNRKDYKTNDNNNEEDGAGDKLNDENSRKGDESHSTYEALGSMDSDEAKQSIIDAINSYEDNRFPSQGVNYSDMAQNARIEESVATEILKKTIKYEEQEMYKQLDVVTSYASRVDNSTNAIIEKISDELENEYTLPEVSRILETHIEEEEIHQRTLKYVNYIPSPTESLADENEDTLVPSQDISLEDTLTEENEQGRTSEANDSGICNESMDTEKVDDETKHKMKHTDDIEISNDEMKSELSETQIVDVSADDEIFVDCEDDVNELAEKVKKSDPVENYSLEMKLALGLSKD